The Montipora capricornis isolate CH-2021 chromosome 6, ASM3666992v2, whole genome shotgun sequence genome has a window encoding:
- the LOC138051884 gene encoding contactin-4-like isoform X2, producing the protein MSSQKPCLSVNSTTIFSVFCLVLYSTGFIRIELKFNDQEQRLLAVEQSLATIRQEKADPSMREKPETWNYEKQRDFEANLQRYTRSIGNSAIFNKSAIIKEILDKVVTSLTRYNKLCYNVCRRGRPGPPGKKGRKGSQGVMGLPGRSGKQGIIGPPGIRGEKGVKGDIGPPGIPGMKGEPGESISAPQVTLSSSALTVNRSNSASLMCSVSGNPAPQVVWSRMNGVLPSSRARVTSDGLMQIDDVRLEDSGKYKCVAHNILGRKEKVARLVVQSRPKVTLSFGPSYVEIGRNITFPVCQVIGYPPPTIKWHKVHDFPTHDKANVKHGQLSIENADKKDSGLYKCTASNKLGQDSAVTQLNVVELPQFTVRPPAQSTILTAINITIPCQATGDPQPVVTWVKRDGNLPGGRSSVSVNGTLKIWNSKKEDSGIYTCVASSYGVLNSFSPMKLTVMTGCLPVGVEDINTIPDDRMTASSISGPSHEPFYGRFNGKRGAYGVWCSKRVPGRTDYLQVDLASVKTVCAVATQGSGRGLSRVTSYKLQFSLDGSSFTTYRENNVLKKLLTSLLHFDSLFPGKSHSHRLGV; encoded by the exons ATGTCTTCGCAAAAGCCATGTTTGTCGGTGAACTCGACCACAATCTTTTCGGTTTTTTGTTTGGTTCTTTACTCCACTGGATTTATCAGAATCGAATTGAAGTTCAATGATCAGGAACAAAGACTGTTAGCCGTTGAACAGAGCCTCGCTACAATACGACAGGAGAAAGCAGACCCTTCTATGAGAG AGAAACCGGAAACCTGGAATTACGAAAAACAGAGAGATTTTGAAGCAAACCTGCAAAGGTACACACGGAGTATTGGAAACAGCGCCATTTTTAACAAATCCGCAATCATAAAAGAAATATTGGATAAAGTTGTCACGTCACTAACAAGATATAATAAGCTGTGCTATAATGTATGCCGCCGAGGAAGGCCAGGTCCCCCAGGAAAAAAAGGTAGAAAAGGCTCACAGGGAGTGATGGGACTGCCTGGGAGAAGTGGAAAGCAAGGAATTATTGGACCACCAGGAATAAGAGGAGAAAAAGGAGTAAAGGGAGACATTGGTCCACCTGGCATTCCAGGGATGAAAGGTGAACCAGGAGAATCCATTTCAGCCCCACAAGTGACACTGTCCTCTTCGGCGTTGACTGTTAATAGAAGTAACTCTGCCTCGTTAATGTGTTCAGTTTCGGGAAATCCCGCTCCACAAGTAGTTTGGTCCCGAATGAATGGAGTGTTACCTAGCAGCAGAGCTAGGGTCACGTCAGATGGATTGATGCAGATTGACGATGTGCGACTTGAGGATTCTGGGAAATACAAATGTGTTGCGCACAATATTCtgggaaggaaagaaaaagtgGCCCGTCTGGTGGTACAAA GTCGTCCAAAGGTCACTCTGTCGTTCGGTCCATCTTACGTTGAAATCGGAAGAAATATCACGTTCCCGGTATGTCAAGTGATTGGTTACCCTCCTCCAACAATCAAGTGGCATAAAGTACATGACTTCCCGACGCACGATAAAGCGAACGTGAAGCATGGTCAACTGTCAATAGAAAATGCTGACAAGAAAGACTCTGGTTTGTACAAATGCACAGCATCAAATAAATTAGGTCAGGATTCAGCTGTTACACAACTTAATGTGGTAGAGCTACCACAGTTCACAGTCCGACCACCAGCGCAGTCTACGATACTAACTGCTATTAATATAACCATACCCTGTCAGGCTACTGGAGATCCACAGCCAGTAGTCACTTGGGTGAAACGTGATGGAAATCTTCCTGGAGGAAGATCAAGTGTGAGCGTGAATGGAACACTAAAAATTTGGAATTCCAAAAAGGAGGACTCTGGCATCTACACCTGCGTGGCGTCTTCTTATGgagttttaaattctttttctcCTATGAAGTTGACTGTGATGACGG GGTGTCTTCCTGTCGGAGTCGAGGACATAAACACTATACCAGATGACAGGATGACCGCAAGCTCAATCTCTGGCCCATCCCACGAACCCTTTTACGGCAGATTCAATGGAAAAAGAGGAGCGTATGGTGTTTGGTGTTCAAAACGTGTACCAGGCAGAACAGATTATCTTCAAGTTGATTTGGCCTCAGTGAAGACGGTTTGTGCAGTTGCAACTCAAGGATCTGGACGTGGATTATCAAGGGTCACCAGCTACAAGTTACAATTTTCTTTGGATGGATCATCTTTTACAACTTACAGGGAGAATAATGTTCTAAAG
- the LOC138051884 gene encoding contactin-4-like isoform X1, whose protein sequence is MSSQKPCLSVNSTTIFSVFCLVLYSTGFIRIELKFNDQEQRLLAVEQSLATIRQEKADPSMREKPETWNYEKQRDFEANLQRYTRSIGNSAIFNKSAIIKEILDKVVTSLTRYNKLCYNVCRRGRPGPPGKKGRKGSQGVMGLPGRSGKQGIIGPPGIRGEKGVKGDIGPPGIPGMKGEPGESISAPQVTLSSSALTVNRSNSASLMCSVSGNPAPQVVWSRMNGVLPSSRARVTSDGLMQIDDVRLEDSGKYKCVAHNILGRKEKVARLVVQSRPKVTLSFGPSYVEIGRNITFPVCQVIGYPPPTIKWHKVHDFPTHDKANVKHGQLSIENADKKDSGLYKCTASNKLGQDSAVTQLNVVELPQFTVRPPAQSTILTAINITIPCQATGDPQPVVTWVKRDGNLPGGRSSVSVNGTLKIWNSKKEDSGIYTCVASSYGVLNSFSPMKLTVMTGCLPVGVEDINTIPDDRMTASSISGPSHEPFYGRFNGKRGAYGVWCSKRVPGRTDYLQVDLASVKTVCAVATQGSGRGLSRVTSYKLQFSLDGSSFTTYRENNVLKIKKTQNQYSTVTVWTTLSGRAPLTR, encoded by the exons ATGTCTTCGCAAAAGCCATGTTTGTCGGTGAACTCGACCACAATCTTTTCGGTTTTTTGTTTGGTTCTTTACTCCACTGGATTTATCAGAATCGAATTGAAGTTCAATGATCAGGAACAAAGACTGTTAGCCGTTGAACAGAGCCTCGCTACAATACGACAGGAGAAAGCAGACCCTTCTATGAGAG AGAAACCGGAAACCTGGAATTACGAAAAACAGAGAGATTTTGAAGCAAACCTGCAAAGGTACACACGGAGTATTGGAAACAGCGCCATTTTTAACAAATCCGCAATCATAAAAGAAATATTGGATAAAGTTGTCACGTCACTAACAAGATATAATAAGCTGTGCTATAATGTATGCCGCCGAGGAAGGCCAGGTCCCCCAGGAAAAAAAGGTAGAAAAGGCTCACAGGGAGTGATGGGACTGCCTGGGAGAAGTGGAAAGCAAGGAATTATTGGACCACCAGGAATAAGAGGAGAAAAAGGAGTAAAGGGAGACATTGGTCCACCTGGCATTCCAGGGATGAAAGGTGAACCAGGAGAATCCATTTCAGCCCCACAAGTGACACTGTCCTCTTCGGCGTTGACTGTTAATAGAAGTAACTCTGCCTCGTTAATGTGTTCAGTTTCGGGAAATCCCGCTCCACAAGTAGTTTGGTCCCGAATGAATGGAGTGTTACCTAGCAGCAGAGCTAGGGTCACGTCAGATGGATTGATGCAGATTGACGATGTGCGACTTGAGGATTCTGGGAAATACAAATGTGTTGCGCACAATATTCtgggaaggaaagaaaaagtgGCCCGTCTGGTGGTACAAA GTCGTCCAAAGGTCACTCTGTCGTTCGGTCCATCTTACGTTGAAATCGGAAGAAATATCACGTTCCCGGTATGTCAAGTGATTGGTTACCCTCCTCCAACAATCAAGTGGCATAAAGTACATGACTTCCCGACGCACGATAAAGCGAACGTGAAGCATGGTCAACTGTCAATAGAAAATGCTGACAAGAAAGACTCTGGTTTGTACAAATGCACAGCATCAAATAAATTAGGTCAGGATTCAGCTGTTACACAACTTAATGTGGTAGAGCTACCACAGTTCACAGTCCGACCACCAGCGCAGTCTACGATACTAACTGCTATTAATATAACCATACCCTGTCAGGCTACTGGAGATCCACAGCCAGTAGTCACTTGGGTGAAACGTGATGGAAATCTTCCTGGAGGAAGATCAAGTGTGAGCGTGAATGGAACACTAAAAATTTGGAATTCCAAAAAGGAGGACTCTGGCATCTACACCTGCGTGGCGTCTTCTTATGgagttttaaattctttttctcCTATGAAGTTGACTGTGATGACGG GGTGTCTTCCTGTCGGAGTCGAGGACATAAACACTATACCAGATGACAGGATGACCGCAAGCTCAATCTCTGGCCCATCCCACGAACCCTTTTACGGCAGATTCAATGGAAAAAGAGGAGCGTATGGTGTTTGGTGTTCAAAACGTGTACCAGGCAGAACAGATTATCTTCAAGTTGATTTGGCCTCAGTGAAGACGGTTTGTGCAGTTGCAACTCAAGGATCTGGACGTGGATTATCAAGGGTCACCAGCTACAAGTTACAATTTTCTTTGGATGGATCATCTTTTACAACTTACAGGGAGAATAATGTTCTAAAG ATCAAGAAAACACAGAACCAGTATTCAACGGTAACGGTTTGGACTACCCTAAGTGGGAGAGCGCCTTTGACGCGCTAA
- the LOC138051884 gene encoding contactin-4-like isoform X3, which produces MSSQKPCLSVNSTTIFSVFCLVLYSTGFIRIELKFNDQEQRLLAVEQSLATIRQEKADPSMREKPETWNYEKQRDFEANLQRYTRSIGNSAIFNKSAIIKEILDKVVTSLTRYNKLCYNVCRRGRPGPPGKKGRKGSQGVMGLPGRSGKQGIIGPPGIRGEKGVKGDIGPPGIPGMKGEPGESISAPQVTLSSSALTVNRSNSASLMCSVSGNPAPQVVWSRMNGVLPSSRARVTSDGLMQIDDVRLEDSGKYKCVAHNILGRKEKVARLVVQSRPKVTLSFGPSYVEIGRNITFPVCQVIGYPPPTIKWHKVHDFPTHDKANVKHGQLSIENADKKDSGLYKCTASNKLGQDSAVTQLNVVELPQFTVRPPAQSTILTAINITIPCQATGDPQPVVTWVKRDGNLPGGRSSVSVNGTLKIWNSKKEDSGIYTCVASSYGVLNSFSPMKLTVMTGCLPVGVEDINTIPDDRMTASSISGPSHEPFYGRFNGKRGAYGVWCSKRVPGRTDYLQVDLASVKTVCAVATQGSGRGLSRVTSYKLQFSLDGSSFTTYRENNVLKQTCVFLIIKMATEVKASQQWEI; this is translated from the exons ATGTCTTCGCAAAAGCCATGTTTGTCGGTGAACTCGACCACAATCTTTTCGGTTTTTTGTTTGGTTCTTTACTCCACTGGATTTATCAGAATCGAATTGAAGTTCAATGATCAGGAACAAAGACTGTTAGCCGTTGAACAGAGCCTCGCTACAATACGACAGGAGAAAGCAGACCCTTCTATGAGAG AGAAACCGGAAACCTGGAATTACGAAAAACAGAGAGATTTTGAAGCAAACCTGCAAAGGTACACACGGAGTATTGGAAACAGCGCCATTTTTAACAAATCCGCAATCATAAAAGAAATATTGGATAAAGTTGTCACGTCACTAACAAGATATAATAAGCTGTGCTATAATGTATGCCGCCGAGGAAGGCCAGGTCCCCCAGGAAAAAAAGGTAGAAAAGGCTCACAGGGAGTGATGGGACTGCCTGGGAGAAGTGGAAAGCAAGGAATTATTGGACCACCAGGAATAAGAGGAGAAAAAGGAGTAAAGGGAGACATTGGTCCACCTGGCATTCCAGGGATGAAAGGTGAACCAGGAGAATCCATTTCAGCCCCACAAGTGACACTGTCCTCTTCGGCGTTGACTGTTAATAGAAGTAACTCTGCCTCGTTAATGTGTTCAGTTTCGGGAAATCCCGCTCCACAAGTAGTTTGGTCCCGAATGAATGGAGTGTTACCTAGCAGCAGAGCTAGGGTCACGTCAGATGGATTGATGCAGATTGACGATGTGCGACTTGAGGATTCTGGGAAATACAAATGTGTTGCGCACAATATTCtgggaaggaaagaaaaagtgGCCCGTCTGGTGGTACAAA GTCGTCCAAAGGTCACTCTGTCGTTCGGTCCATCTTACGTTGAAATCGGAAGAAATATCACGTTCCCGGTATGTCAAGTGATTGGTTACCCTCCTCCAACAATCAAGTGGCATAAAGTACATGACTTCCCGACGCACGATAAAGCGAACGTGAAGCATGGTCAACTGTCAATAGAAAATGCTGACAAGAAAGACTCTGGTTTGTACAAATGCACAGCATCAAATAAATTAGGTCAGGATTCAGCTGTTACACAACTTAATGTGGTAGAGCTACCACAGTTCACAGTCCGACCACCAGCGCAGTCTACGATACTAACTGCTATTAATATAACCATACCCTGTCAGGCTACTGGAGATCCACAGCCAGTAGTCACTTGGGTGAAACGTGATGGAAATCTTCCTGGAGGAAGATCAAGTGTGAGCGTGAATGGAACACTAAAAATTTGGAATTCCAAAAAGGAGGACTCTGGCATCTACACCTGCGTGGCGTCTTCTTATGgagttttaaattctttttctcCTATGAAGTTGACTGTGATGACGG GGTGTCTTCCTGTCGGAGTCGAGGACATAAACACTATACCAGATGACAGGATGACCGCAAGCTCAATCTCTGGCCCATCCCACGAACCCTTTTACGGCAGATTCAATGGAAAAAGAGGAGCGTATGGTGTTTGGTGTTCAAAACGTGTACCAGGCAGAACAGATTATCTTCAAGTTGATTTGGCCTCAGTGAAGACGGTTTGTGCAGTTGCAACTCAAGGATCTGGACGTGGATTATCAAGGGTCACCAGCTACAAGTTACAATTTTCTTTGGATGGATCATCTTTTACAACTTACAGGGAGAATAATGTTCTAAAG